ACGAGCTGCGCGCCGAGCAGAAGGCGCTCGGCAAGCTCATCCCCAAGGCTTCCGGAGACGAGAAGGCCGAGCTGCTGAAGAAGGCGGGCCAGCTCGCCGCCGACGTCAAGGCCGCCGACGCGGACCGTGACGCGGCCGCCACCGAGACCCAGCAGCTGCTCCAGAGGCTCGGCAACCTCGTCCACCCGGACGTGCCCGTCGGCGGCGAGGAGGACTTCGTCACCCTGGAGACGCACGGCACGATTCGCGACTTCACCACCGAGGGCTTCGAGCCCAGGGACCACCTGGAGCTCGGCCAGATCCTCGGCGCGATCGACGTCGAGCGCGGCGCCAAGGTCTCCGGCTCGCGCTTCTACTTCCTGACGGGCGTGGGCGCCCTGCTGGAGCTCGCCCTGGTGAACGCGGCGATGGCCCAGGCCAGCGCGGCCGGCTTCACCCCGATGCTGACCCCGGCCCTGGTCCGCCCCCAGTCCATGGCGGGCACCGGCTTCCTCGGGCAGGCCGCCCAGGACGTCTACCACCTCGCGAGCGACGATCTCTACCTGGTCGGCACGTCCGAGGTCCCGCTCGCCGCGTACCACATGGACGAGATCATCGACGCCGAGAAGCTGCCGCTGCGCTACGCGGGCTTCTCGCCCTGCTTCCGCCGCGAGGCCGGCTCGCACGGCAAGGACACCCGGGGCATCTTCCGTGTGCACCAGTTCGACAAGGTCGAGATGTTCTCCTACGTCACCCCGGAGGACTCGCAATCCGAGCACCAGCGGCTGCTGAAGTGGGAGAAGCAGTGGCTGACCTCGCTGGAGCTGCCGTACCGCGTGATCGACGTGGCGAGCGCCGACCTGGGCGCCTCGGCGTCCCGCAAGTTCGACTGCGAGGCGTGGATCCCCACCCAGGGCAAGTACCGCGAGCTGACCTCGACCTCGGACTGCACCGAGTTCCAGTCCCGCCGGTTGTCGATCCGCGTCCGTGAGGGCAAGCAGGTCCGCCCGCTGGCCACGCTCAACGGCACGCTGTGCGCCGTGCCGCGCACGATCGTGGCGATCCTGGAGAACCACCAGCAGGCCGACGGCTCCGTGCGGGTGCCCGAGGTGCTGCGTCCGTACCTGGGCGGCCGGGAGGTCCTGGAGCCGGTGGCCAAGTGACCACCGCCGGTTTTCCGTACCAGCTGATCGCCACCGACCTCGACGGGACGCTGCTGCGTTCCGACGAGTCGGTGTCGCCCCGCACCCGTGACGCGCTCGCCGCGGCCACCGCGGCGGGCGCCGCGCACATCGTCGTCACCGGCCGCGCGGTCCCGTGGACCCGGCACATCCTCGACGACCTCGGCTACCAGGGGCTGGCCGTCTGCGGCCAGGGCGCGCAGGTGTACGACGTCGGCACCCACCGGCTGCTGACGTCGGTGACGCTCGACCGGCAGCTGGCCGGGGTGGCGCTGGCCAAGATCGAGGCGGAGGTCGGCCCGCTGTACCTGGCGGCGAGCCGGGACGGCCTGGACGGCGAGGTGCTGGTGGGGCCCGGCTACGCGGCCTACGGCAACTTGCCCTCGACCCCGTTCACGGACGCGTCCGACCTGTGGACCGCGCCCCTGAACAAGCTGTACATCCAGCACCCGACGCTCTCGGACGACGAGCTGTGCGAGGTGGCCACGCGCACCGCCGGTGGTTTCGTCACCGTCGTCATGGCGGGCGAGGGCATCATCGAACTCCTGCCCCTGGGCCTGTCCAAGGCGACCGGCCTGTCCCTGGCGGCGCGCCGGCTCAAGGTGAAGGCGGCCGACACGATCGCCTTCGGCGACATGCCCAACGACATACCGATGTTCGCCTGGTCCTCCTACGGTGTCGCGATGGCGGACGCCCACGAGGAGCTGAAGGCGGTGGCCGACGAGGTGACGTCCTCGAACGAGGAGGACGGGATCGCGGTGGTGCTGGAGCGGTTGCTGGGCTGAACCTCGGGCCTGTCGCTCAGTGCCCGGTGGTGCTCGGCGGAGGATGCACGGATCGAACGTGCGCGGGCTTTCCAGCCCGACCATGACTCGCTTTCGATCGAACACAGCGCGAGCCAGTGCCTTGCCACTCGGCCAATCCTCCGGGTGGGCGGCCCACGCGAGTGCGATTCGCGTGCTCGAAGCGGCCGCCCCGGGCAGCTCCCCGTATGGGGCAAGTTCTACGGAGGGGTAGCGACTACTCCGGAACCCGCCGCGGGCTGCCCTGAAGGGAGCCGGACGTACTGCCGTGCATGGGCACCGTCCCGCTCCTCTCCCAGAACGTGGCGCCGGGCTGATCGCCCGGCAGGGACGACAACCACTCTGCCCGCCGGACGAATTGGGCGCCACTGAATAAACCGGCGGCGGCCGGACCGGCTAGCGCCTGCGCCACCTACGCCTGCGGGCCTTGCTGAAGAACCAGCCCGCGGGTGGCTCGTCGGAGCGCCAGGGCTGGGGCTCCGGCTCCTCGCGGCGCCAGCGCGCGGCGAGCATCCGGGCGCGGGCGGACGGCTCGGAGGTCTCGGCGGAGCGTATGAAGTCCTCGTCCAGGACGAGGCCGTCGAGTCCGTCGAGGCCGTCCCGGGCAGCGTCCCCGGAACCGGATCCGGGCGCGTTCCCGGCGCCGGATGCGGACTGCCCCTGGTCGTCGTACTGAGCCCTCTCGCCCGCCATCCCCGTCCCTCCCAGCCGTCCAACTCCCGTGCGCTTCCCCTACATCCCGTTTGCCCAGTGTGCCCTGACGGAGGTGAAGCCCCCGTCAAGGCCGGGGCACGTCACTCCTCGCCGGCGAGTGTCAGCGAGCGCAGCTTCTGACCGGCGTACCAGGTGGCCAGCGCTGTGACGGCCACCAGCAGGACCGTCGCCGTGGTGAGGCCGACGTCCGAGGTCACCAGGTCGCCGCCGGACACCTTCTGGGCCACGGCCAGCGCCCACTGCTGGACGCTCAGCGTGCGGGCGCCCGGCACCAGGGAGCCGAACAGGGCCTCCCAGACCAGGGCGTAGACGAGCCCGAACACCACCGCGTGCCGGGAGACCGTGCCCAGCAGCAGGAACAGCGCCGCGTACGCGATGGAGGCGACCAGCGCGGCCACCGTGTAGGCGACGGCGACCTGCTGGCCGTTGCCGTTCAGGATGAAGCCCGCGACGAGCGTCGGCACCGCGGAGAACACCATCGTCACCGCGATCGCGACGATCAGCTTGGTGAAGATGATCGTCGGGCGTTTGATCGGTTTCGACAGCAGGTACACCACCGAGCCGTCGTCGATCTCCGGTCCGATCGCGCCGGTCCCGGCGATGACGCCGATGATCGGCACCATCGTGGCGAGGGCGAGGCCGCCGAGCAGGTCCGCCGCCGTCTGGTCGTCCGCCCCGGCGAGGAAGCGCACCACCACCGAGATGGCGATGAGCAGCAGCGGCAGGGCGCCGAGGATGAGAGCCCGGCGTCGGCCGAGCAGGGCCCGGTAGGTGAGCCGGGCGACTGTGGGGTCGTACATCAGGGCCTCCTACGCCGCGACGAGGTACGAGAAGACGGACTCGAGGGACTCGTCGGACGGCGAGACCGTGAGCAGCCGGATGCCGTGGTCCCTGGCCACCCGCGGCAGCAGAGCCGTGAAACGGCCGAAGTCGACGGCCTGGATGCGCAGGCCGCCCTCGGCGAGGTCGACCTCGATGCCGGACGTCGACGGGTCGGCGATCAGCGCGGCCGCGAGGGCGCGGTCGTCGCTGGAGCGCACCAGGTAGCGGTGCGGCCGGTCGGTCATCAGGCGGCGGATCTTGCGGAAGTCACCGCTGGCGGCGTGCCGGCCGGCGACGACGACCTCGATGTGCCAGGCGAGTTGCTCGACCTCTTCGAGGATGTGGGACGAGAACAGCACCGTGCGGCCCTCGTCGCCCATGCGCCGCAGCAGGTCCATGAGCTGCATGCGCTGGCGCGGGTCCATGCCGTTGAAGGGCTCGTCCAGCAGGAGCAGGGACGGGTCGTGGACCAGGGCGGAGGCCATCTTCACGCGCTGGCGCATGCCCTTGGAGTACGTCTGGATCTTGCGGTCCTGCGCGTACTCCATCTCGACCGTGGCGAGCGCCTTCTGGGCCGCCTTGGCGCCCAGGCCGTGCAGCTCGGCGTTGGCCAGGACGAACTCCTGCCCGGTGAGGAAGTCGTACATCGCCTCCCGCTCGGGGACGACGCCGATGTGCTTGTAGATCTGCTCGTTGCGCCACACCGGCTGGCCGTCGAGGGTGACCGCGCCGGTGGAGGGTGCCAGGAAGCCGCCCATCATGTTGATGAGGGTGGACTTTCCGGCGCCGTTGGGGCCGAGCAGGCCGGTGACGCCGGGGCCGACGGTCATGGTGATGTCGTTGACGGCGACCACGTTGCCGAACCAGCGGGAGACGTGGTCGATGGAGAGCGTGGTCACAGTCCCACCTTCTTGTAGCGGCGCATCAGGAGGCCGTAGCTCGCCGCGATGAGGCCCAGGGCGACGAGGACGTAGGCGACGCCCTCGGCGGTGCTCGGGCCCACCCCGCCGGGGAAGGCGGAGGTCGCGCCCAGGAACGCGGACTGCACGCCGTCGACGATCGTGGTCGGCGAGAACAGCCCGATCCACGGCACGGCGTCGCTGCTGCCCTGTGCGTCGGCGATGGCCTGGAGGGTGGAGACCGCGCCGTAGGTGATGGTCAGCACGGCGATCACGGCCGCGATGCCGAAGCCGCGGCGCGGGGTGAAGGACGCGATGACCAGGCCGATGCCGGCGAACAGCAGTGAGAGCAGTGCCACGGAGACCAGTCCTTGTGCGAATCCCTTGGTCTGGTCGGCGAAGTCGAGCTTGGCCAGCAGCGCGCCCACGTAGAGCACGAGCAGGGGACCGGCGGTGAGGATGAACAGCGCCGAGGCCAGCGCCGCGAACTTGGCGCGGACGTAGTCGGCGGTCTCGATCGGCCGCGAGAAGTACAGCGGCACGGTCTTGAAGCGCAGGTCGCGCGAGACGGACTGGGGCGCCTGCGAGGCGACGTACAGGCTGATGACCGCCTGCATGACGATCGCGTAGCTCGTGTAGTCCACGGGCAGGGCGTTGGCCTTGGTGGCGACCGCGACGGCGACCATGATGGCCGCGGGCACGCACATCACCACGAACAGCAGCATGGGCAGCACCTTGGACTTCACCGAGCGGCCGAGGCCGTAGGAGCCGCGCAGGGACTGCGAGTACAGGGAACGGCGGGCGTAGGCGCGGCCCAGCCGGGGGCCGTCGTAGCTGCGGTAGCCGATGTTGTGGATGCGGGTCTGGTCACCCGGCGCCGGGGCGGATGTCCCCGTGGAGTGCTCAACCGCCATGGCCGACCGCCTCCTTCCGCTGCTCGTGCTGGTCACTGGTCGTGAAGACCTCGGAGATGTGGTGCCTGCGCTGCTCCATGCGCACCAGGCCGAGTCCGAGGTCCGCGATCACGTCCCGGACCAGGTCGTACGTCTCCTCGCCCCGGGCGGTGAGCAGCAGGATGTGGCCGGCGCCCGGCAGGCCGCTGCCGTCCTCGACGCTCACCCCGCGCGCGTGCAGCGCTTCGCGCATCGCGCGGGTGCCGTCCGGGTGCTCGTCGGTGTCGGTGACCTCGATCGCCAGGGTCGTCGTGGTCTGGGTGAAGTCCGTGGTGGAGCTGGAGCGCAGGAGTTTGCCTCCGTCGACCACGACGACGTGGTCGCAGGTGCGTTCCAGTTCGCCCAGCAGGTGCGAGGTGACCAGGACCGAGATGCCGAAGTCGGTGTGGATCCGGCGGATCAGGCCGAGCATCTCGTCGCGGCCGACCGGGTCGAGGCCGTTGGTCGGCTCGTCGAGGAAGACCAGCTGCGGGTCGTGCACGAGGGCCTGCGCGAGCTTCACGCGCTGCTTCATGCCGGTCGAGTAGCCGCCGATGGGGCGGTAGCGCTCCTCGTACAGGCCGACGTGGCGCAGGGTGTCGGCGGTGCGCTCGCGTGCGGCGGTGGGCGGCAGGCCGGACATGCGTGCCATGTGGACGACGAACTCGGTGGCCGAGACGTCCGGCGGCAGGCAGTCGTGCTCGGGCATGTAGCCGACCCGCTCGCGGATGTCGGCGCCCCTGGTGGCGACGTCGAGGCCGAGCACTTCGGCGCGGCCCTCGGTGGCGGGGGACAGACCCAGCAGGATCTTGATCAGTGTGGACTTGCCGGCTCCGTTGGCTCCGACGAGTCCGGTCACACCGGGCCCGACGTCCACGGAGAGCCGGTCAAGCGCGGTCACCCGGGGGAACCGCTTGCTCAGGCTTTCGGTCGCGATCACAGTCACGATTCGAAGGTAGGGGCCGCGATCGTGGGGGTCGTCACTCCGCAGAGCTGTTCTCGGGTCAACCTGGAGGAGTAGGGGCCCTTAGGGGACCTGGTTCCTGAGAGTTACCACGACCGGGAGCAGGCCGGAGACCACGCCCGGGAGCGCCCTATTGACGATGTCTCTAACAACTGCCAGATTCGCCGGATGACGTTGCTCACGGGCGCGCGGGAGCGCTGGGTGCGGACCGGCGGGGTCGAGCTGTGCGTGGCCGAGGTGGGTGATCCCCGGCGGCCGACGGTGGTCCTGGTGCACGGCTACCCCGACAGCAAAGAGGTGTGGTCCGAGGTCGCCGCGCGTCTCGCCGGGCACTTCCACGTGGTGGCGTACGACGTCCGCGGGCACGGGCGGTCTACGGCGCCGCGGCCGCTGCGGGGCGGGTTCACGCTGGAGAAGCTGACGGACGACTTCCTGGCCGTCGCGGACGCGGTCAGCCCGGACCGGCCGGTGCATCTGGTCGGGCACGACTGGGGCTCGGTGCAGGCCTGGGAGTTCACCACCGTCCGGCGCACCGAGGGCCGCATCGCCTCCTTCACGTCCATGTCCGGGCCGTCCCTGGACCACTTCGGCCACTGGATCAACAGCCGTGTGAAGCGGCCCACCCCGCGCCGGGTCGGCCAGCTCCTCGGACAGGGCGCCAGGTCCTGGTACGTGTACCTGCTGCAGACGCCCGTGCTGCCCGAGCTGGCCTGGCGCGGCCCGCTCGGCAAGCACTGGCCCCGGGTCCTGGAGCGCGTCGAGAAGGTGCCCCGGGGTGACTACCCGACCTCGTCCCTGCCGTCGGACGCGGCACACGGGGCCTGGCTGTACCGGGACAACGTCCGGCCCCGGCTGCGCAGGCCGCGCCCCGACGCGTACGCCCACGCGCCCGTGCAGATCGTGACGCCCCTGGGGGACCGGTTCCTGTCCGAGCGGCTCCACGACGGACTGGAGCAGTGGGTTCCGCAGCTGACCCGCAGGACCGTTCAGGCGGGGCACTGGATTCCGCGCACCCGTCCGGATCAGCTGTCTTCGTGGATCGAGGAGTTCGTGACGTCCGTGGAGAGCGGGCGGTCCCCGGTGGCGACGGGCGGCAGGCACGCCGAGCGGTTCGGCGGGCAGCTCGTGCTGGTCACCGGGGCGGGCAGCGGCATCGGGCGGGCCACGGCGCTGGCGTTCGCCGAGGCGGGCGCGCGCGTGGTCGCCGTCGACCGGAACAAGGAGGCGGCTGCCCGCACCGCCGAGTCGTCCCGCCTGGCGGGCGCCCCCGCGGCCTGGGCGGAGACGGTCGACGTCTCCGACGAGCAGGCCATGGAGAAGCTCGCCGAGAAGGTCACCACCGAGTACGGCGTGGTGGACGTCCTCGTGAACAACGCCGGGATCGGACTGTCCGGTTCCTTCTTCGACACCACGCCGGAGGACTGGAAGAAGATCCTCGACGTCAACCTGTGGGGCGTGATCCACGGCTGCCGGCTCTTCGGCCGGCGGATGGCCGAGCGCGGGCAGGGCGGCCACATCGTCAACGTGGCCTCGGCGGCGGCGTACCAGCCGTCCCGGGCGCTGCCCGCGTACAGCACCTCCAAGGCGGCCGTGCTGATGCTCAGCGAGTGCCTGCGGGCGGAGCTCGCCGGGCAGGGGATCGGCGTGACGGCGGTCTGCCCCGGCTTCGTCAACACCGCCATCACGTCCACGGCCCACTTCGCCGGGGTCGACGCCGGCGAGGAGAAGCGGCTCCAGCAGCGCGCCGCCCGCCTGTACGGGCTGCGGAACTACCCGCCGGAGAAGGTCGCCGCGGCGATCCTGCGGGCGGTGGTACGCAATGACGCGGTGGTTCCGGTCACGGCGGAGGCGCGGGGCGCGCGGTGGCTGTCGCGGTTCGCGCCGGGGGTACTGCGGGGGATCGCGCGGGTGAAGCCACCGGTATGGCCCCAAGACACTTGATGTGAAGGCCAGTTGTCCACAGATTCGCGAATTCCGCTGTGGATAACACCACCTGGCTGTGGATCAAACCTCCGAAGCCAAACTCGATCGCGTGATTCAGGTCTCTCCCGCATCGGATCCGCGCCGGCGCGGCTCACCCGAGCCGTACCGCCGCGGAACCTGTGCCTTCCCAGGCCGCGCTGACCTGCGGGGCAGGACGAACCGCTCACGATGATGTTTCACGTGAAACACAGGGGCCACCCACAGCCCTCCCTTAGGCTCGATGCCATGAGTCTGCGTCTGAGCACCGTGATCCTCCCCTACCGCCGCTGGCAGGAGGGCGGCCGTGCGGTCTGGACACGCGCCGAGCAGCTCGGCTTCCACACCGCGTACACCTACGACCACCTGTCCTGGCGCAGCTTCCGGGACGGCCCCTGGTTCGGCGCCGTACCGACCCTCACCGCCGCCGCGGCCGTCACCGACCGGCTACGGCTGGGCACCCTGGTGACCTCGCCGAACTTCCGACACCCGGTGACCCTCGCCAAGGAGCTGATCTCCCTCGACGACATCTCCGGCGGGCGGGTCACGCTGGGGATCGGCGCGGGCGGCTCCGGCTTCGACGCCACCGCGCTCGGCCAGGAGCCGTGGAGCCCGCGCGAACGCGCCGACCGCTTCGCCGAGTTCGTCCCGCTGCTCGACCGGCTGCTCAGCGAGGACACGGTGTCGTACGAGGGCGACTTCTACTCGGCGCACGAGGCGCGGAACATCCCCGGCTGTGTGCAGCGCCCCAGGCTGCCGTTCGCGGTGGCCGCGACCGGGCCGCGCGGGATGCGGCTCGCCGCCCGGTACGGGCAGGCGTGGGTGACCACCGGCGACCCCAAGCTGTTTGAGAACGGCACTCCTGAACAGTCGGTTCAGGCCATTCGCGGGCAGGCGGAGAAGCTCGCCGACCTCTGCGCCGAGATCGGCCGGGACATGAGCGACCTCGACAAGGTCCTTCTCACCGGATTCACGCCGGACCGCGGCGGCCCGCTCCAGTCTCTGGACGCCTTCGTCGACTTCGCCGGCCGGCACGCGGAACTGGGCTTCACGGAGATCGTGATCCACTGGCCCATCCCCGACTCGCCCTTCGCGGCGGACGAGAAGGCGTTCGAGCGGATCGCCATGGGGGCGCCGGCGCAGTTGGGCTGAGGGCCCTGGAGCGGCTCGGGTGCGGTCGGGCCGAGGCCTCAGGCGGCTCCGGTGGTGTGGTGCTGAGACCCCCTGCGAGGGCCGCCCTCGGGACGCTCCTGGTGAGGGCGGTCTCCACTCAACTGTGCGGACTCCCGCACGCCCGTGCAGGCATATGCGGGACAATGGCCGGGTGACCTCAGCGACCCGACAGCCCGAGACCGCGACCGAGACCGTTCCGCCGCGGCTGATAGCCACCGACCTCGACGGCACCCTGCTGCGCGACGACAAGTCGGTGTCCCCCCGCACGGTGGCCGCGCTGGCCGCCGCCGAGGAGGCGGGCATCGAGGTCTTCTTCGTCACCGGCCGACCGGCCCGCTGGATGGACGTCGTCAGCGACCACGTGCACGGCCACGGCCTGGCGATCTGCGGCAACGGCGCCGCCGTGGTCGACCTGCACGGTGGCCCCGGCTCCCACCGGTTCGTGAAAGTGCGGGAGCTGGAGCGGGCGAACGCGCTGGACGCCGTACGGCTGCTGCGTGACGCGGCTCCGGGCACGGTGTACGCGGTGGAGCAGACCTACGGCTTCTACCAGGAGCCGGCCTACCCGAAGCTGCACATGGAGATCCCCGACAGCCTCGCCCCGGCGGAGGACCTACTGTCGCCGGACCACCGCGCGGCAGCGGAGCCGGTGCTGAAGATCCTCGCCTACCACCCCGAGATGGATCCCGACGCCTTCCTGACCCTGGCCCGGCTCGCCATCGGCGACCGTGCCAACGTGACCCGCTCCAGCCCCAGTGCCCTGCTGGAGATCAGCGGTCCCGGGGTGTCCAAGGCCAGCACGCTCGCCCTCTGCTGCGCCGAGCGCGGGATCTCGCACGAGCAGGTCGTCGCCTTCGGCGACATGCCGAACGACGTCGAGATGCTGACCTGGGCGGGCCGGTCCTACGCGATGGGCAACGCCCACCCGGACGTGATCGCCGCGGCATCGGGACAGACGGTCGCGAACAACGAGGACGGGGTGGCGGTCGTGATCGAGCAGCTGCTCACGGAACTGCCGTAGCTGTCACGACTGCTGCCCGCGGCCGGCTGCGGCGGGGGCCCGGCTGTGACGCTCGCCGGGGTCAGAGCGACACCCCTCGCGCCGCCAGCCATGACACCGGGTTCACGGACGAGCCCATCTCCGGCGTGACCCTGGTCTCGAAGTGCAGATGCGGCCCGGTGGAGTTGCCCGTGCTGCCCGACTGGCCGATCCACTGGCCGGGGCTGACGTGCTCCCCCTGGTCCACCGCGACGGACGCGAGATGGGCGTACTGCGTGTAGTAGCCGCCCGCGTGCCTGAGCACGATCTCGATGCCGAAGGGTCCCCCGCAGGACACCTTCACCACCCGGCCGGCGCCCACGGCCCGCACCGGGGTGCCGATCGGCACGGCGAAGTCCTGCCCGGTGTGCCGGCTCGACCACCGCGCACCGCCGCTGCCGTAGGACGCGGACAGCTCGTACGTCTCCACGGGTGCGACCCAGTCGGTCGAGAAGCCCGCTTCCGGCTGGTCGAGACGCACGGCCCCACGGCACGCCCCAGCGGCGACCGAGGCGTCCGCCTGCCCCTGGAGCTGCGAGCGTGCCGTTTCCAGCTTCCGCTCGATGTCCGCCTTGAGACTGGCGAGTTGGGCGTTCCGCTTCTCCAGCGCCTGCCAGTGGGCCGCGGCCTTGGCCTCGTCCGCGGCGAGCCGTGCCTCGGCCCGGCGGCTCTTGGAGATCGCGTTGTCCACGGCGAGATTCGTCTTTGAGAAGGCGTGTTGACCTCGCATCAGGTCGTCGGGGCCGTCGGCGAGGATCATCTGCGCGGCCACCGGCAGGCCTCCGCTGGAGCGGTACTGGGCTCGGGCGATCCGGCCCAGGTCCTCGTGCAGGGCCGCGATGTGCCGCCGCTGACCGTCCAGGAGTTCCTCGGCCCGCTGGGCTCTGGCCCGTTGCTCCTCGGCATCCTCGCGCCCCGCCTCGTACCGCTGCGTCGCCAACGCGGCCTCCTCGTAAAGCCGCGCCACCTCGGCGCTGAGGCCCGGGCCCCCGCCGGTGCCGCTCACGGGTTCCCTGTGCACCGCCGTCGGCCGGGCCGCGAGGATCGCCAGCGCACACAGCAGAACCGGAACCAGCAGCCGATGACGGCGATATGAGCACATGTCAGTGATCGTCGCCCAGGCCGGTCGGTCCGGTCCTGTTCTCGTCGTACGGCTGGGGGACCGGCTGCCCCGAACGGCTCAGTTCGGCGCCGGCCGGGTCCTCGCTAGGGCGCGGCCACCAGCGACTCCGACGCCGCCTCCCGCTCCGCCATCTCCCGCAACGGCCCGTCCACGGCCACCAGCTCCGCGTACGCCCCGCGCTGC
This region of Streptomyces caelestis genomic DNA includes:
- a CDS encoding HAD family hydrolase, whose translation is MTTAGFPYQLIATDLDGTLLRSDESVSPRTRDALAAATAAGAAHIVVTGRAVPWTRHILDDLGYQGLAVCGQGAQVYDVGTHRLLTSVTLDRQLAGVALAKIEAEVGPLYLAASRDGLDGEVLVGPGYAAYGNLPSTPFTDASDLWTAPLNKLYIQHPTLSDDELCEVATRTAGGFVTVVMAGEGIIELLPLGLSKATGLSLAARRLKVKAADTIAFGDMPNDIPMFAWSSYGVAMADAHEELKAVADEVTSSNEEDGIAVVLERLLG
- a CDS encoding LLM class flavin-dependent oxidoreductase, coding for MSLRLSTVILPYRRWQEGGRAVWTRAEQLGFHTAYTYDHLSWRSFRDGPWFGAVPTLTAAAAVTDRLRLGTLVTSPNFRHPVTLAKELISLDDISGGRVTLGIGAGGSGFDATALGQEPWSPRERADRFAEFVPLLDRLLSEDTVSYEGDFYSAHEARNIPGCVQRPRLPFAVAATGPRGMRLAARYGQAWVTTGDPKLFENGTPEQSVQAIRGQAEKLADLCAEIGRDMSDLDKVLLTGFTPDRGGPLQSLDAFVDFAGRHAELGFTEIVIHWPIPDSPFAADEKAFERIAMGAPAQLG
- the serS gene encoding serine--tRNA ligase — its product is MIDLRLLREDPDRVRASQRARGEDVALVDSLLSADERRRSSGVRFDELRAEQKALGKLIPKASGDEKAELLKKAGQLAADVKAADADRDAAATETQQLLQRLGNLVHPDVPVGGEEDFVTLETHGTIRDFTTEGFEPRDHLELGQILGAIDVERGAKVSGSRFYFLTGVGALLELALVNAAMAQASAAGFTPMLTPALVRPQSMAGTGFLGQAAQDVYHLASDDLYLVGTSEVPLAAYHMDEIIDAEKLPLRYAGFSPCFRREAGSHGKDTRGIFRVHQFDKVEMFSYVTPEDSQSEHQRLLKWEKQWLTSLELPYRVIDVASADLGASASRKFDCEAWIPTQGKYRELTSTSDCTEFQSRRLSIRVREGKQVRPLATLNGTLCAVPRTIVAILENHQQADGSVRVPEVLRPYLGGREVLEPVAK
- a CDS encoding ABC transporter permease, which translates into the protein MAVEHSTGTSAPAPGDQTRIHNIGYRSYDGPRLGRAYARRSLYSQSLRGSYGLGRSVKSKVLPMLLFVVMCVPAAIMVAVAVATKANALPVDYTSYAIVMQAVISLYVASQAPQSVSRDLRFKTVPLYFSRPIETADYVRAKFAALASALFILTAGPLLVLYVGALLAKLDFADQTKGFAQGLVSVALLSLLFAGIGLVIASFTPRRGFGIAAVIAVLTITYGAVSTLQAIADAQGSSDAVPWIGLFSPTTIVDGVQSAFLGATSAFPGGVGPSTAEGVAYVLVALGLIAASYGLLMRRYKKVGL
- a CDS encoding ABC transporter permease subunit, with product MYDPTVARLTYRALLGRRRALILGALPLLLIAISVVVRFLAGADDQTAADLLGGLALATMVPIIGVIAGTGAIGPEIDDGSVVYLLSKPIKRPTIIFTKLIVAIAVTMVFSAVPTLVAGFILNGNGQQVAVAYTVAALVASIAYAALFLLLGTVSRHAVVFGLVYALVWEALFGSLVPGARTLSVQQWALAVAQKVSGGDLVTSDVGLTTATVLLVAVTALATWYAGQKLRSLTLAGEE
- a CDS encoding ABC transporter ATP-binding protein; amino-acid sequence: MTTLSIDHVSRWFGNVVAVNDITMTVGPGVTGLLGPNGAGKSTLINMMGGFLAPSTGAVTLDGQPVWRNEQIYKHIGVVPEREAMYDFLTGQEFVLANAELHGLGAKAAQKALATVEMEYAQDRKIQTYSKGMRQRVKMASALVHDPSLLLLDEPFNGMDPRQRMQLMDLLRRMGDEGRTVLFSSHILEEVEQLAWHIEVVVAGRHAASGDFRKIRRLMTDRPHRYLVRSSDDRALAAALIADPSTSGIEVDLAEGGLRIQAVDFGRFTALLPRVARDHGIRLLTVSPSDESLESVFSYLVAA
- a CDS encoding SGM_3592 family protein; amino-acid sequence: MAGERAQYDDQGQSASGAGNAPGSGSGDAARDGLDGLDGLVLDEDFIRSAETSEPSARARMLAARWRREEPEPQPWRSDEPPAGWFFSKARRRRWRRR
- a CDS encoding M23 family metallopeptidase yields the protein MCSYRRHRLLVPVLLCALAILAARPTAVHREPVSGTGGGPGLSAEVARLYEEAALATQRYEAGREDAEEQRARAQRAEELLDGQRRHIAALHEDLGRIARAQYRSSGGLPVAAQMILADGPDDLMRGQHAFSKTNLAVDNAISKSRRAEARLAADEAKAAAHWQALEKRNAQLASLKADIERKLETARSQLQGQADASVAAGACRGAVRLDQPEAGFSTDWVAPVETYELSASYGSGGARWSSRHTGQDFAVPIGTPVRAVGAGRVVKVSCGGPFGIEIVLRHAGGYYTQYAHLASVAVDQGEHVSPGQWIGQSGSTGNSTGPHLHFETRVTPEMGSSVNPVSWLAARGVSL
- a CDS encoding ABC transporter ATP-binding protein, which codes for MIATESLSKRFPRVTALDRLSVDVGPGVTGLVGANGAGKSTLIKILLGLSPATEGRAEVLGLDVATRGADIRERVGYMPEHDCLPPDVSATEFVVHMARMSGLPPTAARERTADTLRHVGLYEERYRPIGGYSTGMKQRVKLAQALVHDPQLVFLDEPTNGLDPVGRDEMLGLIRRIHTDFGISVLVTSHLLGELERTCDHVVVVDGGKLLRSSSTTDFTQTTTTLAIEVTDTDEHPDGTRAMREALHARGVSVEDGSGLPGAGHILLLTARGEETYDLVRDVIADLGLGLVRMEQRRHHISEVFTTSDQHEQRKEAVGHGG
- a CDS encoding SDR family oxidoreductase, which encodes MTLLTGARERWVRTGGVELCVAEVGDPRRPTVVLVHGYPDSKEVWSEVAARLAGHFHVVAYDVRGHGRSTAPRPLRGGFTLEKLTDDFLAVADAVSPDRPVHLVGHDWGSVQAWEFTTVRRTEGRIASFTSMSGPSLDHFGHWINSRVKRPTPRRVGQLLGQGARSWYVYLLQTPVLPELAWRGPLGKHWPRVLERVEKVPRGDYPTSSLPSDAAHGAWLYRDNVRPRLRRPRPDAYAHAPVQIVTPLGDRFLSERLHDGLEQWVPQLTRRTVQAGHWIPRTRPDQLSSWIEEFVTSVESGRSPVATGGRHAERFGGQLVLVTGAGSGIGRATALAFAEAGARVVAVDRNKEAAARTAESSRLAGAPAAWAETVDVSDEQAMEKLAEKVTTEYGVVDVLVNNAGIGLSGSFFDTTPEDWKKILDVNLWGVIHGCRLFGRRMAERGQGGHIVNVASAAAYQPSRALPAYSTSKAAVLMLSECLRAELAGQGIGVTAVCPGFVNTAITSTAHFAGVDAGEEKRLQQRAARLYGLRNYPPEKVAAAILRAVVRNDAVVPVTAEARGARWLSRFAPGVLRGIARVKPPVWPQDT
- a CDS encoding Cof-type HAD-IIB family hydrolase encodes the protein MRDNGRVTSATRQPETATETVPPRLIATDLDGTLLRDDKSVSPRTVAALAAAEEAGIEVFFVTGRPARWMDVVSDHVHGHGLAICGNGAAVVDLHGGPGSHRFVKVRELERANALDAVRLLRDAAPGTVYAVEQTYGFYQEPAYPKLHMEIPDSLAPAEDLLSPDHRAAAEPVLKILAYHPEMDPDAFLTLARLAIGDRANVTRSSPSALLEISGPGVSKASTLALCCAERGISHEQVVAFGDMPNDVEMLTWAGRSYAMGNAHPDVIAAASGQTVANNEDGVAVVIEQLLTELP